One Hevea brasiliensis isolate MT/VB/25A 57/8 unplaced genomic scaffold, ASM3005281v1 Scaf86, whole genome shotgun sequence genomic window carries:
- the LOC131177769 gene encoding uncharacterized protein LOC131177769, whose amino-acid sequence MTIIARTLQQTKSYVDPRQKDLEFAVGDHVLLKVSPMKGVMRFGKKGKLASRYIGPFESTDRVRAEAYRLELPPSFSYVYPVFHIFMLKKYIPDPSHVLQPYTVELKENLTFEEQLIAIVDFQMRQLWSK is encoded by the coding sequence ATGACGATAATAGCTAGGACACTACAGCAGACAAAAAGCTATGTAGATCCTAGGCAAAAGGATttagagtttgcagtgggcgatcaTGTACTCTTGAAGgtctctccgatgaagggagttatgagatttgggaagaagggcaAGCTCGCATCCCGATACATAGGGCCTTTTGAGAGTACTGATAGAGTTAGAGCAGAGGCCTATCGGTTAGAGTTACCACCAAGCTTTTCTTACGTCTACCCAGTGTTCcacattttcatgcttaagaagtacatacctgatccttctcatgtgttacAACCCTATACAGTGGAGTTGAAGGAAAACTTAACCTTTGAGGAGCAACTAATAGCCATAGTGGACTTTCAGATGAggcagttatggtcaaaatag